In Oscillospiraceae bacterium, the genomic window GTCCACCGACAACTTCTACTGGGTCAGCCGCATGATCGCCGCCATGGCCGATGCCTCCTATGCAAAGTCGCTGTTCCACATCGAGCGCTATGAGGAAGCTGTGCTCAGCGCGGCCCATGCACTGGTGAACCAGTACGACGCGAAGCTGGCCGCGGCAGCGCCTGCAGCCCGTGCCGCCCTGCGGGAGGAAGCCAACCTCGCCCTGGCCGCCATGATCCAGGAAAAGGCCTCCGACACGCTGGACAAGGTGCTGTTTGAACTGAGCAATCAGATGAAGAACGCCTACTCCCGTTCGGATGCGTGATCTGTTTAATAAGAACGACTGAACCGTAAAAAGGCGGGCTGCAGTGCAAACTGCGGCCCGCCTTTTCTGCGGTTATTTCTTTTTTCTTGCCGGTTTCTTTTTGCGCACGGTGTAACCAAAGGTGCCCAGCTTTTTGCCCAGGGCCAGATACTCGCCGTGGCTGTACACGATGAGCCTTGCCTTGTCCAGACACAGCTTGCCGGTCTCATCCAGCAGGCTCTCGTCCACATCGCAGGCCACCACTTCGGCAAGGAACAGGTCGTGGCTGCCCAGCGGGATCCTCTGGGTCACTTTGCATTCCAGGTTCACCGGGCTTTCCGCCAGCACAGGGCAGTCGGTGAGCACGCTGCCCGGCTCGGCATGCAGGCCGCAGGCGGCAAACTTGTCCACATCGCGGCCGCTCTTCACGCCGCACCAATCCACCGACCGCACCAGTGCTTCGGTGGGCAGGTTGATGGCAAACTGCCCGCTCTCCTGAATGAGGTGGTGGCTGAACCGTTCCGGCCGCACGCTGATGCTCACCATGCTGGGCTGGGTGCAGATGGTGCCCGTCCAGCCGATGGTGATGAGGTTGGGGTGGTCCAGCCCGCCGCAGGACACCAGCACCGGCGGTTCCGGGTTCAGCAGGGTACTGCCCCGCCAGCTCTGTTTGCTCATCCGTGATACTTCCTTTCGTAGGGGGCCCAGGTGCGCTCCGAGATGATGTAGCGCGGGCGGGCCTTGGTCTCCATGTAGATCTTGCCGATGTATTCGCCGATGACGCCCAGGCATACCAGCTGCACGCCGCCCATGAAGCAGACGATGCAGACGATGGAGGCCCAGCCTGCCACCGACGAGCCCAGAATGGCCTGCACGATGGCCCAGATGACCCCGATGAAGCCGATCAGGCTCACCACGATGCCGGCTCCGGTGATGATGCGGATGGGCTTGTTGGACAGGCTGGTGATGCCGTCAAAGGCCAGTGCCAGCATCTTGCTCAGGGGATAGTGGCTCTCGCCGGCCAGACGCTCGTGGCGCTCGTAGGTGACCACGTCGTGGGGGAAGCCCACCAGCGGCACCATACCCCGCAGGAAGATGTTCACCTCGTGGTAGTCGGCAAAACTCTCCAGCACACGGGTGCTGATCAGGCGGTAGTCGGCGTGATTGAACACGATGTCGGCGCCCAGAGCGTTCATCACATGGTAGAAGCCCTCGGCGGTGAACCGCTTGAAGAAGGTGTCGGTGTCGCGGCGGCTGCGCACGCCGTACACCACCTCGGCACCGTCCAGATACTTCTGCACCATCTCATCCATGGCGTTGATGTCATCCTGCCCGTCGCAGTCGATGGAAATGGTGATATCGCAGCTGCCGCTGTGCAGCGCCTCCATCAGGCCTGCCAGTACGGCATTCTGGTGGCCGCGGTTGCGGCTCTGCGCAATGCCGATGAAGTGCTCGTCCTGCTTTGCAAAGCCCTGAATGAGCTCCCAGGTCTTATCCTTGGAGCCGTCGTTGACGAACAGCACCCGGCTCCTGTCGCTCACAAGGCCGCGGGCGGCAAGGTCGTTGATCTTTTGCAGGAACAGCGGGGCCGTGATGGGCAGCACTGCTTCCTCATTATAACAGGGGATCACGATCCAGAGAATCGGTTTGGACATGGTAAAAACTCCTTTTTATCCTTTATTGCACCATCTGCTTCAGAGCGTCCGGGTCCAGCAGTTTGAAGCTGCTTTTAAAGGTATCCAGCAGGCCGTCCTTCTGCATCAGGCTCAGCTCCCGGCTCAGGGCGCTGCGGTCGCAGTTGAGGTAGTCGGCCAGCTGCACGCGGGAGAACGGAATGCTGAAAGTCAGGCTCCCGGCCCGCTCGCTCTCGTTCAGCAGGTAAGCGCACACCTTGGCGCGCAGGCTCTTCAGCACCAGCAGGTCCACCCGGCGGGAGAGCAGGAAGTATTTGTCGCTGATGGTGCGCACCAGATTTTGCAGCACCCGCTGATGGGCGGGGCTGCCGTCCGAGAGCAGCAGCTGCTCGTAGGGCACCAGCAGCACCTCGCAGGCGGTGGCCGCCAGCACCGTGACCGGGCTGGCCAGACTGGACCCGCCCAGCACATCGCCGAATACTCCGCCCGGTTCCACCCGGGTAATGGGCACACGGGCACCCTCCGGGCCGGGGCGGTAGGCTTCCAGTTCTCCGGACAGCACCACGCCCACCCGGCGGCTGGGCGCACCGGCCAGTACGAGCACTTCGCCCCGGCCAAAGCTGCGCTCCACGGCTCCCAGCCGGGTCAGCAGTGCTTGCAGCTCCTCGGCGGAAAGACCGGAAAACAGGGTGGTGGATTGTAACAGCGGCAGATCGTTTTTCATCGCAACTCCGTGGGAACCGCAGCGGCCCCCACAGTCCTCCTGCAATTCCGTTGCATGCGCAACGGTATTTTCCCCCCTATTATAGTAAACTAGGACGCGCAAAGCAAATATTTTTGCAAATTTGCCTTGTAAAATTTTGCATTGCAGGGTCTGCACCGGTTCCCATGCGGGGAACGGCACCCCTGCGGGAAGAAAGAGGACATCATGAAGAAATTTGTATCGCTGCTGCTGGCGTTCAGCCTTGCGCTGTGCCTGGCAGCCTGCGGCGGCAGCGCAAGCTCCGCCGTTTCCGGCTCTGCAGCCTCCAGTGAGGCCGCTTCCTCCGAGGCTGCTTCCAGCGAAGCCGCACAGGAGCTTTCCACCACCGACGCCCTGCGCATCGCGGGCCTGAAGGGCCCCACCACCATGGGCCTGGTCAACCTGCTCAGCATGGAAGCCGACGGCACCGCCGCCATGGACTATGACCTGCAGCTCTACGGCGCCGCCGATGAGATCGTGCCCCTGCTGATGAAGGGTGAGCTGGACATGGCTGCCATCCCGGCAAACCTGGCCGCGACCCTGTACCAGAAAACCAACGGCGGCATCCAGGCCGTGGCCGTGAATACCCTGGGCGTGCTGTATGTGGTGGAACAGGGCGACACGGTGCAGTCCATGGCTGACCTGAAGGGCCGCACCATCCTGTCCACCGGCAAGGGCACCACCCCGGAGTATGTGCTGCGCTACCTGCTCAACGCCAACGGCATCGACCCCGACAAGGACGTGACCATCGAGTATTATAGCGAGGCCACCGAGGTGACCGCCCAGATGGCCACCACCGAGGACGCCATTGCCGTGCTGCCCCAGCCCTATGTCACTGCCGCCGGTCTGCAGGACGAGACTCTGCGGGTGGCCCTGAACCTGACCGAGGAGTGGAACAAGGTGGCCGATACCCAGCTCATCACCGGTGTGACTGTGGTGCGCAAGGAGTACGCCGAGGAGCACCCGGATGTGGTGGCCGCCTTCCTGACCGACTACGCCAGGAGTGTGGAAGCCGCCAACACCGACCTGGACGGCACCGCTGCCCTGTGCGAAGAGCAGGGCGTGGTGGCCAAGGCTGCCATTGCCAAAAAGGCCCTGCCCAACTGCAACATCGTCTGCCTGACCGGCGACGAGCTGAAGGCAGATGCTTCTGCTTACCTGCAGGTGCTGTTTGACGCCGACCCCGCCGCCGTGGGCGGCGCACTGCCCGGTGACGATTTCTACTGGACGGCTGAATAATTCCGAGCAAACCATCTCTCCGGAGCCGCTGTGCATTGGTACGCACAGCGGCTCTTTTTTGTGCCTTGGCAGATGTGCACAAAAATCGGAGAGAAATTTTGTGCGTGAAATTGACCGGAAATGATTGATTTTGACGGAATGCTTGCTATAATAAAGATGCAAATCACCAAAACCCGTCAAAGAACGCTAAAAACCGTCAGAGACGGAGCGCAAAGGAGAGAACAGCCATGTTGGCAGAAGAACGGTTCGGGCAGATCCTGAATCTGCTGAGCAAACAGCGCACGGCCACCGTGCAGGAGCTGTGCGAGGCGCTGGGCACCAGCGAGTCCACCATCCGGCGTGACCTGACGGAGCTGGACCGGCTGGGCAAGCTGAACAAGGTGCACGGTGGGGCCACCCTGCCGGACAGCCGCTTCCAGGCCGAGGAACCCACCATGCAGGCCAAGGAGACGCTGGCCGTGCCCCAGAAGCGGGCCATTGCGGCGGCTGCCGCTGCCCTCATCCACGCCGAGGACTTTGTGTTCATCGACGCAGGCTCCACCACGCTGGAACTGGTGCGGGCGCTGGAGGGCGAGGCCCTGCAGGCGAACTATGTGACCAACGGCGTGGCCCATGCCCGCACGCTGGCCCAGAAGGGCTGCCGGGTGTTCCTGCCCGGCGGGCTGCTGCGGCCCCAGACCGAGGCCATCGTGGGCGCGGCAGCCGTGAGCAGCCTGCAGCAGTACAACTTCACCAAGGCGTTCATGGGGGCCAACGGTGTGGCGCTGGAAGCAGGCTTCACCACCCCGGACCCGGAGGAAGCCGCCGTGAAAGCCACGGTGGTGCACCGCGCACGGGAGAGCTGGTTTCTGGTGGATGACGCCAAGTTTGCGCGCACCTGCCCGGCGGTGATCGCAGACCTGCACAGCGGTGCCATCCTGACCAACCGCTGCCCCAGCCCCAAATACAAACAATACACGCTGGTAAAGGAGACGGAACTATGATCTACACTGTCACATTCAACCCGGCCATCGACTATGTGGTGCGGCTGGACGCCCCGCTGGAAATCGGGCAGGTGAACCGTGCCTGCGGCGAGGACTGCGTGCTGGGCGGCAAAGGCATCAACGTGTCCGGTGTGCTGGCCCAGCTGGGCTGCCCCAGCGTGGCGCTGGGCTTTGTGGCCGGGGAGACCGGTGCCTGGCTGGAGCGCGGTCTGGCCGCGCAGGGCCTGCACACCGACTTTGTGCATCTGGAAAACGGCATGACCCGCATCAATGTCAAGATCAAGGCGGGGCAGGAGACCGAGCTGAACGGAGCTGGGCCGGACATCCCGGACGAGGCCCTGCACCAGCTGGAAGAAAAGCTGGACGGTCTGACCGAAAATGACGTGCTGATTTTAGCCGGCAGCATCCCCGCCAGCCTGCCGCAGGACGTGTACGAGCGGCTGCTGGCCCGGCTGGATGGCCGGGGCGTGCGCTGTGTGGTGGACGCCACCCGTGCCCTGCTGGTGAACGTGCTGCCCTACCACCCCTTCCTCATCAAGCCCAACAACCACGAGCTGGGCGAGATCGTGGGCAGGGAGCTGCACACGGATGAAGAGATCGCGGCAGCGGCCCGCACCCTGCAGGAAAAGGGTGCCCGCAACGTGCTGGTGAGCATGGCCGGGGACGGTGCCCTGCTGCTGGACGAGCAGGGGCAGGTGCACCGCATCGGCTGCCCCAAGGGCAAGGTGGTCAACAGCGTGGGCGCAGGCGACAGCATGGTGGCCGGTTTTGTGGCTGGGTATCTGCAAAGCGGCAGCTACGCGCAGGCGCTGCGGCTGGGCACCGCCTGCGGCAGCGCAACGGCGTTCAGCCTTGGGCTTGCCACAAAGGAGAAAATCGACGAGCTGCTGGCGCAGCTTTGATGGAATAAAAGGAACAAGGAGAAACGTTTATGCGCATTACCGAGTTATTTACCGCACAGTCCATTGCGCTGGACGAGGCGCTGCAAACACAGGAGGAGATCCTGAGCCGTCTGGTGGAGCTGCAGGCCACCCACGGCAACATCACCGACAAGGAGGCCTACAAAAAGGCCCTCTACGCCCGCGAGGCCGAGGGCTCTACCTATGTGGACAACGGCATCACGGTGCCCCACGCCAAAACGGCTGTGGTCACCCGGCCCAGCCTGGCCGCTTTGCGTCTGGCAAAGCCGGTGCAGTACAACGCCGAGGATGACGGCACCACCGACCTGCTGTTTGCCATTGCAGCGCCGGAAAACGGCAGCCTGCATGTAGATATGCTGGCCCGCATGATGCAGATGCTGATGAACGAGGACTTTGTGGCAAAGCTGAAAGCTGCAAAGACTCCGGCAGAGTTTCTGGACTGCATCGACGCGCAGGAGGAAGCCCAGTTTGGTGCCGAGAGCTTTACGCAGCAGCAGCTGCCCCAGAATGGTTACCGCATCCTGGCGGTGACGGCCTGCGTCAACGGCATCGCTCACACCTACATGGCTGCCGAGGCCCTGACCAAGGCCGGTGACAAGCTGGGTCTGCCCACCAAGGTGGAGACCAACGGTTCGGACGGCGCAAAGAACATCCTGACCCGTGCCGAGATCGCCGACTGCGATGGCATCATCGTGGCCGCCGAGAAAAAGGTAGACACCGCCCGCTTTGACGGCAAGCCGGTGCTGTTCACCCGCGTGGATGACGGCATCCACAAGCCGGAGGAACTCATCAAGAAGATCGCTCACGGCGAGGTGCCCGTGTACCACGCCGAGGGCGGTGCCGAGGCCACCGAGAGCGCCGACACCAAGGACAGCTTCGGCCGCAGCCTGTACAAAAACCTGATGAACGGCGTCTCCCACATGCTGCCCTTTGTGGTGGGCGGCGGCATTATGATCGCGCTGGCCTTCCTGCTGGATGATTACAGCATCGACCCCGCTAACTTCGGCATGAACACTCCGGTGGCCGCTTTCTTCAAGACGGTGGGCGGCGCGGCCTTCGGCTACATGCTGCCCATTCTGGCCGCGTTCATCGCCATGTCCATCGCCGACCGTCCGGGCTTGGCGGTGGGCTTTGCCGGCGGTGTGCTGGCCATGAACGGCACCAACTTTGCGGGTATCGCCAATGGTGAGACCACCGGCATCTCCGGCGGTTTCCTGGCTGCCATGCTGGCCGGTTTCCTGGCGGGCTACATCGTCCAGTTCCTGAAAAAGAT contains:
- a CDS encoding flavin reductase family protein; translated protein: MSKQSWRGSTLLNPEPPVLVSCGGLDHPNLITIGWTGTICTQPSMVSISVRPERFSHHLIQESGQFAINLPTEALVRSVDWCGVKSGRDVDKFAACGLHAEPGSVLTDCPVLAESPVNLECKVTQRIPLGSHDLFLAEVVACDVDESLLDETGKLCLDKARLIVYSHGEYLALGKKLGTFGYTVRKKKPARKKK
- a CDS encoding glycosyltransferase family 2 protein; translation: MSKPILWIVIPCYNEEAVLPITAPLFLQKINDLAARGLVSDRSRVLFVNDGSKDKTWELIQGFAKQDEHFIGIAQSRNRGHQNAVLAGLMEALHSGSCDITISIDCDGQDDINAMDEMVQKYLDGAEVVYGVRSRRDTDTFFKRFTAEGFYHVMNALGADIVFNHADYRLISTRVLESFADYHEVNIFLRGMVPLVGFPHDVVTYERHERLAGESHYPLSKMLALAFDGITSLSNKPIRIITGAGIVVSLIGFIGVIWAIVQAILGSSVAGWASIVCIVCFMGGVQLVCLGVIGEYIGKIYMETKARPRYIISERTWAPYERKYHG
- a CDS encoding Crp/Fnr family transcriptional regulator; this translates as MKNDLPLLQSTTLFSGLSAEELQALLTRLGAVERSFGRGEVLVLAGAPSRRVGVVLSGELEAYRPGPEGARVPITRVEPGGVFGDVLGGSSLASPVTVLAATACEVLLVPYEQLLLSDGSPAHQRVLQNLVRTISDKYFLLSRRVDLLVLKSLRAKVCAYLLNESERAGSLTFSIPFSRVQLADYLNCDRSALSRELSLMQKDGLLDTFKSSFKLLDPDALKQMVQ
- a CDS encoding ABC transporter substrate-binding protein, which encodes MKKFVSLLLAFSLALCLAACGGSASSAVSGSAASSEAASSEAASSEAAQELSTTDALRIAGLKGPTTMGLVNLLSMEADGTAAMDYDLQLYGAADEIVPLLMKGELDMAAIPANLAATLYQKTNGGIQAVAVNTLGVLYVVEQGDTVQSMADLKGRTILSTGKGTTPEYVLRYLLNANGIDPDKDVTIEYYSEATEVTAQMATTEDAIAVLPQPYVTAAGLQDETLRVALNLTEEWNKVADTQLITGVTVVRKEYAEEHPDVVAAFLTDYARSVEAANTDLDGTAALCEEQGVVAKAAIAKKALPNCNIVCLTGDELKADASAYLQVLFDADPAAVGGALPGDDFYWTAE
- a CDS encoding DeoR/GlpR family DNA-binding transcription regulator; this encodes MLAEERFGQILNLLSKQRTATVQELCEALGTSESTIRRDLTELDRLGKLNKVHGGATLPDSRFQAEEPTMQAKETLAVPQKRAIAAAAAALIHAEDFVFIDAGSTTLELVRALEGEALQANYVTNGVAHARTLAQKGCRVFLPGGLLRPQTEAIVGAAAVSSLQQYNFTKAFMGANGVALEAGFTTPDPEEAAVKATVVHRARESWFLVDDAKFARTCPAVIADLHSGAILTNRCPSPKYKQYTLVKETEL
- the pfkB gene encoding 1-phosphofructokinase, with protein sequence MIYTVTFNPAIDYVVRLDAPLEIGQVNRACGEDCVLGGKGINVSGVLAQLGCPSVALGFVAGETGAWLERGLAAQGLHTDFVHLENGMTRINVKIKAGQETELNGAGPDIPDEALHQLEEKLDGLTENDVLILAGSIPASLPQDVYERLLARLDGRGVRCVVDATRALLVNVLPYHPFLIKPNNHELGEIVGRELHTDEEIAAAARTLQEKGARNVLVSMAGDGALLLDEQGQVHRIGCPKGKVVNSVGAGDSMVAGFVAGYLQSGSYAQALRLGTACGSATAFSLGLATKEKIDELLAQL
- a CDS encoding fructose-specific PTS transporter subunit EIIC, coding for MRITELFTAQSIALDEALQTQEEILSRLVELQATHGNITDKEAYKKALYAREAEGSTYVDNGITVPHAKTAVVTRPSLAALRLAKPVQYNAEDDGTTDLLFAIAAPENGSLHVDMLARMMQMLMNEDFVAKLKAAKTPAEFLDCIDAQEEAQFGAESFTQQQLPQNGYRILAVTACVNGIAHTYMAAEALTKAGDKLGLPTKVETNGSDGAKNILTRAEIADCDGIIVAAEKKVDTARFDGKPVLFTRVDDGIHKPEELIKKIAHGEVPVYHAEGGAEATESADTKDSFGRSLYKNLMNGVSHMLPFVVGGGIMIALAFLLDDYSIDPANFGMNTPVAAFFKTVGGAAFGYMLPILAAFIAMSIADRPGLAVGFAGGVLAMNGTNFAGIANGETTGISGGFLAAMLAGFLAGYIVQFLKKITEKLPASLNGLRPMLIYPLGGMLIIGAVMCGINPVMGMINTAMTNWLNAMGGTSKVLLGAIVAGMMSIDMGGPFNKAAYVFGTAALASGNYEVMAAVMVGGMVPPIAIALSTTFCPKKWTPDERRNGIVNYVMGLCFVTEGAIPYAAADPLRVLPSCIIGSALAGSLSMVFGCGLRAPHGGIFVFPVVDHTALYCVALAVGSVVGAVILSLLKKDRTDA